DNA sequence from the Pedobacter schmidteae genome:
AGCCTGATTACCTGCTGATAGGTAAACACGGCCTTTGGTACCCTGGAAGGTTTCATCCACACGGTTCGAAATCCCCTCAAAGTGGCGACATTGGCTATACACCACTGCGCCGTCCGCATAGGTTAACTCAACAGCATGGTTGTCATAAATTTCTCCATAATCCTTTCCGGTTCTCCAGGCACGGCTACCAGTTCCCTGAATGGATACCGGATAAGCATTTTTAACCCAGTTGGCAATGTCAATATTGTGTACATGTTGTTCTACAATATGGTCTCCGCACAGCCAGTTAAAATAATACCAGTTGCGCATCTGATATTCCATTTCGGTTTGGCCCGCCTGTCTTGGTTTTACCCAAACACCACCACTGTTCCAATATACCTGTCCACCGGTAATATCGCCTATAGCGCCATCCTGAATACGTTTCAAGGCTTCTCTGTAATTGGTTTGGTATCTGCGTTGCAAACCTACCACTACGTTTAATTTCTTTTGCTTTGCCAGTTCTGCAGCAGCCAGCACCTTACGGATACCTGGCGAATCAACCGCTACCGGCTTTTCCATAAACACATGTTTACCTTTGTTTATGGCTTCTTCAAAATGCATTGGCCTGAATCCCGGGGGCGTAGCCAGCAATACCACATCTGCTAAAGCAATGGCTTTCTGATAGGCATCAAAACCAACAAAACGGCGTTCTTTTGGAACATCAACTTTAGCTCCAAATTTGGTAGAAAGATCATTATAAGTCTCATCCAGTCTATCCTGGAAAGCGTCGGCCATAGCCACCAGCTTAATATTTTGTTTGGTGCTTAGCGCTTGTGTTGCCGCACCGGCACCGCGACCGCCGCAACCAATCAGTGCTATTTTAATAGTATCGTTTACTGATGAATGAGCTCCGCCATTGGCAAAAGCCACTCCATTTAACATCACCCCTCCGGCAACCAGGGCCGATGTTTTTAAAAATTCACGACGTTGGTCGCGCAATTCTTCCT
Encoded proteins:
- a CDS encoding Gfo/Idh/MocA family protein; translation: MNKEELRDQRREFLKTSALVAGGVMLNGVAFANGGAHSSVNDTIKIALIGCGGRGAGAATQALSTKQNIKLVAMADAFQDRLDETYNDLSTKFGAKVDVPKERRFVGFDAYQKAIALADVVLLATPPGFRPMHFEEAINKGKHVFMEKPVAVDSPGIRKVLAAAELAKQKKLNVVVGLQRRYQTNYREALKRIQDGAIGDITGGQVYWNSGGVWVKPRQAGQTEMEYQMRNWYYFNWLCGDHIVEQHVHNIDIANWVKNAYPVSIQGTGSRAWRTGKDYGEIYDNHAVELTYADGAVVYSQCRHFEGISNRVDETFQGTKGRVYLSAGNQAILWDHKGQQMYNHPGKGNPNPYQTEHDELFEAISKNQYKFWDAERAAKSCMTAIIGRYATYSGQVIKWDDALNANNSLFPDQLSWNANPKLMPDANGLYPIPTPGKTKVI